In Paractinoplanes brasiliensis, the following proteins share a genomic window:
- a CDS encoding protein kinase domain-containing protein, giving the protein MTLTAGGARHVFTGEADVVLGRDPGCDVRVADDRRRVSRRHCRLTIRPAEVTVRDLGSRNGTYVNGVRADGERPLHDGDELRLGDAYVLVRVAIGGLALLRELGRGAQGVVHLAREPGGELVAVKTLTAPGATELFRRELDCTAALRHPNIVRFHRSLAEPLGFVAEYCAGGSVADHGPYGVDVALDLTRQAAAALRHAHTAEVPVVHADGASAVGRGLVHRDIKPQNLLLTADGRLKVGDFGLAKAYDQAGLSGRTPTGAIAGSVAFMPRRQVIDYKYAGPEVDRWALAACLYWMLTGATPRDFPAGADPVAVVLREPPTPVRERLPSLPAALAAAVDAALNESQIEGNNFDQLQDQLFAG; this is encoded by the coding sequence GTGACCCTGACGGCCGGCGGGGCGCGGCACGTCTTCACCGGCGAGGCCGACGTGGTGCTGGGCCGTGACCCGGGCTGCGACGTCCGGGTCGCCGACGACCGCCGCCGTGTGTCCCGCCGTCACTGCCGGTTGACGATTCGGCCGGCTGAGGTCACCGTACGCGACCTCGGCAGCCGCAACGGAACGTACGTCAACGGTGTCCGGGCCGACGGCGAGCGCCCGCTGCACGACGGCGACGAGCTGCGCCTGGGTGACGCGTACGTGCTGGTCAGGGTCGCCATCGGCGGGCTGGCGCTGTTGCGTGAACTCGGCCGCGGGGCGCAGGGCGTGGTGCACCTGGCCCGCGAGCCCGGCGGTGAGCTGGTCGCGGTGAAGACCCTGACCGCCCCCGGGGCCACCGAACTGTTCCGCCGTGAGCTCGACTGCACGGCGGCGCTGCGGCACCCGAACATCGTCCGCTTCCACCGCAGCCTGGCCGAGCCGCTGGGCTTCGTGGCCGAGTACTGCGCCGGTGGCAGTGTCGCCGACCATGGCCCGTACGGGGTGGACGTCGCCTTGGATCTGACCCGTCAGGCGGCGGCCGCCCTGCGTCATGCGCACACGGCCGAGGTCCCGGTGGTGCACGCCGACGGCGCCTCCGCCGTCGGGCGCGGGCTGGTGCACCGCGACATCAAGCCGCAGAACCTGCTGCTGACCGCGGACGGGCGGCTCAAGGTGGGCGACTTCGGCCTGGCCAAGGCGTACGACCAGGCGGGGCTGAGCGGCCGTACGCCGACCGGGGCGATCGCCGGCAGCGTGGCCTTCATGCCCCGGCGCCAGGTGATCGACTACAAGTACGCCGGTCCCGAGGTCGACCGGTGGGCCCTGGCCGCCTGCCTGTACTGGATGCTGACCGGCGCCACCCCGCGGGACTTCCCGGCCGGCGCCGACCCGGTCGCCGTCGTCCTGCGGGAGCCTCCCACCCCCGTACGGGAAAGGCTGCCGAGCCTGCCGGCGGCGCTCGCGGCCGCTGTCGACGCGGCGCTGAACGAGTCGCAAATCGAGGGAAACAATTTCGATCAATTGCAAGATCAATTATTTGCCGGATGA